Proteins encoded within one genomic window of Desulfovibrio sp. X2:
- the hgcB gene encoding mercury methylation ferredoxin HgcB, with protein MREFRHFENVTTLALDRAACVGCGACVAVCPHAVLALDETGKARLADPGGCMECGACATNCAAAAITVRPGVGCAQAILNGWLSRLPFLRRLSGADSCCS; from the coding sequence ATGCGGGAGTTCCGCCATTTCGAGAACGTCACCACCCTGGCCCTGGACCGCGCGGCGTGCGTGGGCTGCGGCGCCTGCGTCGCGGTCTGCCCGCACGCTGTCCTGGCCCTGGACGAGACCGGCAAGGCGCGGCTGGCCGACCCGGGCGGCTGCATGGAGTGCGGCGCCTGCGCCACCAACTGCGCGGCGGCGGCGATCACCGTCCGGCCCGGCGTGGGCTGCGCCCAGGCCATCCTGAACGGCTGGCTTTCGCGCCTGCCGTTTTTGCGCAGGCTCTCCGGCGCCGATTCCTGCTGTTCGTGA